The Brachyhypopomus gauderio isolate BG-103 chromosome 1, BGAUD_0.2, whole genome shotgun sequence genome includes a window with the following:
- the LOC143527376 gene encoding uncharacterized protein LOC143527376 translates to MIGWFHRRGPISSQNRHPLHGQKTLTSICHPKPVAEMETSRVVLTTLVCIVFSSQRRISGVEVELRVRRGDNATLYCDCKISSRASTTWFRNCSHDHQPPLIILKTPLLTDHQRSSRFHFVYNVSTHSHNLVVEKVTEQDLGWYYCAKHIKKLLVDQAQPDIRSDFHFGAQITRLSLIETTTPTPLSVCCWTLLVTVCPVCVLLSSTCLYCLCHKRCAGSKKRNENIFQVSCVEEHQCEWSVNGEICYHTEISYTPLRSTLKSD, encoded by the exons ATGATAGGGTGGTTTCATCGCCGTGGACCAATCAGCTCTCAGAACAGACATCCGCTTCATGGTCAAAAGACCCTCACCAGCATCTGCCACCCCAAACCCGTCGCTGAGATGGAGACATCCAGAGTTGTTCTCACCACCCTTGTGT GTATTGTGTTCTCGAGTCAGAGGAGGATCTCTGGAGTAGAAGTGGAGCTGAGAGTCAGAAGAGGAGATAATGCCACTCTCTACTGCGACTGTAAAATATCCAGTAGAGCGTCCACCACATGGTTTAGGAACTGCTCACATGATCATCAACCTCCTCTCATAATACTGAAGACACCCCTGTTGACTGACCATCAGAGATCATCACGTTTTCATTTTGTGTACAACGTgtccactcactcacacaacctGGTGGTGGAGAAGGTCACAGAACAGGACCTTGGCTGGTACTACTGTGCAAAACACATCAAGAAGCTCTTAGTTGACCAAGCACAGCCAGATATTAGGAGTGATTTCCATTTCGGGGCTCAGATTACACGCCTCTCCCTCATAG AgacaaccacccccacccctctatCGGTCTGTTGCTGGACACTGCTGGtcactgtgtgtcctgtgtgtgttctcctctcctccacctgtctctaCTGTCTCTGTCACAAGAGATGCGCAG GCTCCAAGAAGAGAAATGAAAATATATTTCAG gtGAGCTGTGTTGAGGAGCAtcagtgtgagtggagtgttaaTGGGGAGATCTGTTACCACACTGAAATCTCCTACACACCTCTGAGATCTACACTCAAATCAGACTAA